In Mytilus edulis chromosome 3, xbMytEdul2.2, whole genome shotgun sequence, the genomic window taaactgtagaaaaccatgaaaaaatgttgatgacgtcatggtcacatgtctagattatgtctatgggctcataacaaaataacgtcagccaatcagaagacgcgttacatccaaaattaaattattgctaATTATTAGAATTTTATTCTTATTCATTTTAGGTAATGGCTGTCAGTGTCCTAGTAGAAAGAAAATTCCAGCCTTTgcatcaattttgacaaaaagtcAAGCCCTTGGTGGCAATGATGTCATTAAGTTTGATAAAGTTGTCACCAATAATGAAAATGGGTATAACCCAAATACTGGTATTTTTACTGCACCTGTTGCTGGAGTTTACCAGTTTTCTTATACAGTCATGAGTGAGGGTGGAAAATTTCTTGCAGTTTATCTTTCTCACAATAATACCAAACAACAAAGTTTATGGATGAAAGGGTCATCTCATGAGATGGCTGcaaataatattatattaaatctGCAGAAAAGAGACAAAGTTGCAGTTAAGTCACATGGCAGTTATTCTATTTACAGCAATGGAGACTTGTATAGCTCATTTTCTGGCTATCTTGTTTCACTATAGAGGAAAACAgttcaatattttgaaataaagatgaaCTTTTAATAAAAGTTGAAAGTCTCTGCCTTTTAATATCTTCCAATAATGATACACATTTCAAGCATAGAGTCAAATCTCTGCTACACATTTAATATGAGAAGATTATTAACCATCTTGGATTTTTGCCAAAGTCAGATAACAATCCTATAGACAGTTTGTActtagttgaacatttaaattcactGTTTATCATACCAATGATTTCCACAAAAAATTGGTATTCAAAGAAttatgaataaaattcatagtATATGTAACATATTTCATAGGTCACAACTTTTCTATACTGGTTAGTAAATAGTTGCGCTTGGATTCTTGCTGCCTTATGTATCTACCTTTCTGTAGTATCATACACATCAAATTTTGACTCTGCTTACCTAtttaggtaatttttttttattgccttGTTAAAAGAAGTGGTCATATGGTCTAGATAGTCTCCACATTCTTTGTCAGTAAAAGAAAAAGTGTTGTTCATAATTGTCTGCTTTTATAAGGAGGAGTGTTAGTGCTTAATGTGGTATGTTGCACTGCTTAGTTTTTTGGCAATTCCTGTTACCTGTTTTTATGTATCATCATCGTATCTAACTGAAAGATGTCGTCAAAATAGTCATCTCATTTTGACCCTTTTTTCTAATTTGATTCTTATTATAGGCTCCAATTTCTTATGCAACTTTGGATGAAGCATTGAATAAATTTACTAATACTgtatcttcaatataaaaaaaataatacatacattgCACATCTCTCTGACTATTGCTTTTTCTGTATCATCTAGGTTTTCTCCGCCAACATCCACTTTGGGTCTCTCTAGATTCTCATGAACCTCTAACACCTgttaacaaaataacaattaaataCAGATTGGGTGGTCAGTGTTATTAAAATGAAGTTatcataattatttcaaaatattagatTAGACTGTTGTTAGCTGGATTGtgcagatatttttttattgtgtttttcactCTAATGACATATTTTCTAGATTGGCAAAAGGGATGTTTTTGATCATGTAATACTGTGGTACCTACAACAGTGTGTGCCTGTACAAAGTTCTTTATTTTGTCTTTGTTTCCACATCTATTTTTAGTGATGGAGTCAGATGTTGGTGGTAGGTTTGGTTTGTTGTAATGTGCACCACTAAAgtgtttcatttttttggtaAACTGGAGAAAACAGGACATTGGGtggtatacaaaaaaaatattccttaGCTATTTATGAAGCAAATCCTTTGAAATGAAACATCATTTTAATTTTGGTCCTTTTCTTTAAGGAGTTGATCTATGAGCTAAACACATCATCCTAATTACATAAACATGAAACCATACCTTGCTTGTTGCTAAGCATGTATGTGCGCTGTAACATAACCCCTTTATAAAAGTGATGCTAAATTGTCTGACAATTTCTGAATTCAATACAAATGCaaagtcatgattcgaacagttATCATGCCAAGTAAAAATCTATATGTTAAACAAACCTTCATTGCATGAACTACAGCTTCAGGTTTTGATGGACTTGTATTATCTCCCCTTGGTGTTGGTGTGGCTGCCTTCCTGCCACTGTAATTATCATCATTATTACCAACTGGAGCAGATCTCTGAATAAAGAAAATATCATCATTTACAGAATGACAGgtttttctattgaaaaaaaatctattaaagaTCATATCTTGCAATAGGCCATTTCTTTCATGAGGAAAgacacatttaaaataaatagacTCACAAAGTC contains:
- the LOC139514678 gene encoding complement C1q-like protein 3, which produces MQLTYFTSVLILLGFTEMVMGSCNTKLECSLLSDLLEMAMKQKSPGNGCQCPSRKKIPAFASILTKSQALGGNDVIKFDKVVTNNENGYNPNTGIFTAPVAGVYQFSYTVMSEGGKFLAVYLSHNNTKQQSLWMKGSSHEMAANNIILNLQKRDKVAVKSHGSYSIYSNGDLYSSFSGYLVSL